A window from Microbacterium ginsengiterrae encodes these proteins:
- a CDS encoding PHP domain-containing protein, with product MDPIDALLEIATLLERERASRYRAKAFRQAAATLKALPADVVNDPSRLRETKGIGASTFAVIQQALAGAVPDYLVDLRGEVEPERTSALRAKLRGDLHAHTEWSDGTTPIDVMADAARALGHEYLAITDHSPRLRVARGLSADRLRAQLPEVRRASGRGLTLLTGIEVDILDDGALDQEPELLAELDVVVASVHSKLRMESRDMTKRMLAAVAQPHVNVLGHCTGRLVQGERGTRPESEFDARAVFDACADNGVAVEINARPERQDPPDELIAVALEAGCLFSIDSDAHAPGQLSLLDYGAERAEKAGVPAERIVTTWGLERLRAWAD from the coding sequence ATGGACCCGATCGACGCGCTGCTCGAGATCGCCACACTTCTCGAGCGTGAGCGCGCATCGCGGTACCGCGCCAAGGCGTTCCGCCAAGCGGCTGCGACCCTGAAGGCTCTGCCCGCAGATGTCGTGAACGACCCGTCGCGACTACGCGAGACGAAGGGGATCGGAGCGTCGACGTTCGCCGTCATCCAGCAGGCACTGGCGGGCGCGGTGCCCGACTACCTGGTGGATCTGCGCGGCGAAGTGGAACCCGAACGCACGTCGGCTCTGCGCGCGAAGCTGCGGGGCGACCTGCATGCGCACACCGAGTGGTCGGACGGCACGACGCCGATCGATGTGATGGCGGATGCGGCCAGGGCCCTCGGGCACGAGTACCTTGCGATCACCGATCATTCCCCGCGGCTGCGGGTCGCTCGCGGGTTGTCGGCGGATCGGCTGCGCGCTCAGCTTCCTGAGGTCCGTCGCGCATCGGGGCGCGGGCTCACCCTGCTCACGGGGATCGAAGTGGACATCCTCGACGATGGGGCGCTCGACCAGGAGCCAGAGCTCCTCGCCGAACTGGACGTGGTCGTGGCATCCGTGCACTCGAAGCTGCGCATGGAGTCCCGCGACATGACGAAACGGATGCTGGCGGCGGTGGCCCAGCCGCACGTGAACGTGCTGGGGCACTGCACTGGCCGTCTTGTGCAGGGCGAACGCGGGACGCGCCCGGAATCGGAATTCGACGCCCGCGCGGTGTTCGACGCCTGCGCGGACAACGGTGTCGCGGTCGAGATCAACGCTCGCCCCGAGCGGCAGGATCCGCCCGATGAGCTCATCGCCGTCGCACTCGAGGCCGGCTGCCTGTTCTCCATCGACTCGGATGCGCACGCTCCCGGTCAGCTCTCGCTGCTCGACTACGGAGCCGAGCGCGCCGAGAAGGCGGGGGTTCCTGCGGAGCGGATCGTCACGACGTGGGGCCTGGAGCGGCTTCGGGCGTGGGCGGACTGA
- the trpD gene encoding anthranilate phosphoribosyltransferase, translated as MMDSLTWPDVLAQLLERHDLSVWESTWAMRQIMQGKVSDAQIAGFLVALRAKGETIDEIVGFRDAILESAVPLPVSPDVLDIVGTGGDRVGTVNVSTTAAIIIGATGIPVVKHGNRAASSASGSSDVLGALGLEISLSPADVAAVLDRTGITFAWAAAFHPGFKHAGAARSELGVPTVFNMLGPLCNPARAEANAVGVAQLERVPLITGVFRTRGATALVFRGDDGLDELTTTGHSRIWEVYRGDVHEHDLDPRDLGIPTADLADLIGGTPDHNAGVLRDTLTGTKGAVRDIVLLNAAAGIVAFELSKDATQATRPILERLKEGYERAEAAIDDGRAAAKLEDWIAATKELATA; from the coding sequence ATCATGGATTCCCTCACCTGGCCCGATGTTCTCGCGCAGCTGCTGGAGCGGCACGATCTCAGTGTGTGGGAGTCGACCTGGGCGATGCGGCAGATCATGCAGGGCAAGGTCTCCGACGCGCAGATCGCCGGGTTCCTCGTCGCCCTGCGCGCCAAGGGGGAGACGATCGACGAGATCGTCGGATTCCGCGACGCGATCCTCGAGTCCGCCGTTCCGCTGCCCGTGTCGCCGGACGTGCTCGACATCGTCGGCACCGGCGGCGACCGCGTCGGCACCGTCAACGTGTCGACGACGGCGGCGATCATCATCGGCGCCACTGGGATCCCGGTGGTCAAGCACGGCAACCGTGCGGCCAGTTCCGCGTCCGGCTCTTCTGATGTGCTCGGGGCGCTCGGCCTCGAGATCTCGCTCTCTCCCGCGGACGTCGCGGCGGTCCTCGACCGCACGGGCATCACGTTCGCCTGGGCGGCGGCCTTCCATCCCGGCTTCAAGCACGCCGGCGCCGCCCGCAGCGAGCTCGGCGTCCCGACGGTGTTCAACATGCTGGGGCCCCTGTGCAATCCGGCCCGAGCCGAGGCGAACGCGGTCGGTGTCGCACAGCTGGAGCGCGTGCCGCTGATCACGGGTGTCTTCCGCACACGCGGTGCGACCGCGCTGGTGTTCCGTGGCGACGACGGTCTGGACGAATTGACGACGACCGGTCACAGCCGCATCTGGGAGGTCTACCGCGGCGACGTCCACGAGCACGACCTCGATCCGAGGGATCTCGGGATCCCCACGGCGGATCTCGCCGACCTGATCGGTGGAACGCCCGATCACAACGCCGGAGTGCTGCGCGACACCCTCACCGGCACGAAGGGGGCGGTGCGCGACATCGTGCTGCTCAACGCGGCGGCCGGGATCGTGGCGTTCGAGCTCTCGAAGGACGCGACCCAGGCGACCCGCCCCATCCTCGAACGGCTCAAGGAAGGATACGAGCGCGCAGAGGCTGCGATCGACGACGGGAGAGCGGCGGCGAAGCTCGAGGACTGGATCGCGGCGACCAAGGAACTCGCCACGGCGTGA
- a CDS encoding cytochrome c oxidase subunit 3 — MVQESRSRIGHNGGVTTSATYAPAARTIKRPNPVAVGTIVWLGSEVMFFAGLFAIYFTLRSTSPELWAASTELLNVPFAAVNTAILVFSSVTCQMGVFAAEDLQAYRIKKGQLNGAGRRRLFGWGMVEWFWVTFALGAIFVSGQVWEYAQLVAEGMPIQADAYASAFYLTTGFHALHVTGGLIAFLLVIGRAFAVKNFAHKEATSSIVVSYYWHFVDVVWIVLFFVIYFLK, encoded by the coding sequence ATGGTGCAAGAATCACGCTCGCGGATCGGCCATAATGGAGGGGTGACCACCTCAGCGACCTATGCCCCGGCGGCAAGAACGATCAAGCGCCCGAATCCGGTAGCTGTCGGCACCATCGTGTGGCTCGGCAGCGAAGTGATGTTCTTCGCGGGACTGTTCGCGATCTACTTCACGCTGCGCAGCACGTCCCCCGAGCTCTGGGCGGCCAGCACCGAGCTGCTGAACGTTCCGTTCGCCGCCGTCAACACGGCCATCCTGGTGTTCTCCTCCGTGACCTGCCAGATGGGTGTGTTCGCGGCTGAGGACCTCCAGGCCTACCGCATCAAGAAGGGGCAGCTCAACGGCGCAGGTCGCCGTCGCCTCTTCGGCTGGGGAATGGTCGAGTGGTTCTGGGTCACCTTCGCGCTGGGCGCGATCTTCGTCTCCGGCCAGGTCTGGGAGTACGCCCAGCTGGTCGCCGAGGGAATGCCGATCCAGGCTGACGCCTACGCATCGGCGTTCTACCTCACCACGGGCTTCCACGCCCTCCACGTCACCGGCGGACTCATCGCGTTCCTGCTCGTCATCGGACGCGCGTTCGCAGTGAAGAACTTCGCACACAAGGAGGCGACCTCCTCGATCGTCGTGTCGTACTACTGGCACTTCGTCGACGTCGTCTGGATCGTGCTGTTCTTCGTCATCTACTTCCTGAAATAA
- a CDS encoding c-type cytochrome has product MAREKKRRSNGRRSPLAAAALIGAGLLITGGIYAGASAAMAANDTQTTAQTQLTVEDGEKLFQANCATCHGLDLQGTDAGPSLYGVGELAVEFQVATGRMPLQMQGPQAPQKPVQFTQDQIEAMAAYVQDSAPGPSYPAAEILDGEGDVAHGAELFRINCAMCHNVAAAGGALTEGKWAPPLTTTSALHIYAAMVTGPQNMPVFGDMNLSDEDKRDIISALLFQQEEVQVGGFTLGSLGPVSEGLFIWIFGIGALIGATVWITAKSN; this is encoded by the coding sequence ATGGCACGAGAGAAGAAGCGTCGCTCGAACGGACGCCGTAGCCCCCTGGCCGCTGCGGCTCTCATCGGAGCGGGACTCCTGATCACCGGAGGCATCTACGCCGGTGCATCCGCCGCGATGGCGGCGAACGACACCCAGACGACAGCGCAGACGCAGCTGACGGTCGAGGACGGCGAGAAGCTGTTCCAGGCGAACTGCGCGACCTGCCACGGCCTCGACCTCCAGGGCACCGACGCCGGCCCCAGCCTGTACGGCGTGGGCGAGCTCGCGGTCGAGTTCCAGGTCGCGACCGGACGCATGCCGCTGCAGATGCAGGGCCCCCAGGCTCCGCAGAAGCCGGTGCAGTTCACGCAGGACCAGATCGAGGCCATGGCCGCGTACGTCCAGGACAGCGCCCCCGGCCCGAGCTACCCCGCCGCCGAGATCCTCGACGGCGAAGGCGACGTCGCGCACGGCGCCGAGCTGTTCCGCATCAACTGCGCGATGTGCCACAACGTCGCCGCAGCAGGTGGAGCGCTCACCGAGGGCAAGTGGGCACCGCCGCTGACGACCACCAGCGCACTGCACATCTACGCCGCCATGGTCACCGGCCCGCAGAACATGCCCGTGTTCGGCGACATGAACCTGTCCGACGAGGACAAGCGCGACATCATCTCCGCCCTGCTGTTCCAGCAGGAGGAGGTCCAGGTCGGCGGCTTCACGCTCGGATCTCTCGGACCGGTGTCCGAGGGCCTGTTCATCTGGATCTTCGGCATCGGCGCCCTCATCGGCGCAACCGTGTGGATCACGGCGAAGTCCAACTGA
- a CDS encoding ubiquinol-cytochrome c reductase iron-sulfur subunit: MAHDDDSQALDRAYQPSPGLGVAVSDPVQNPGLPPHRERMTDKDPKAEKRAARTVYTLFYLSLAGSIWAVAAYMLFPIEDGSLAAVRNNNLFIGLGIALALLSIGVGAIHWSKALMSDKEHIEHRHPTRGKDSTREAAIQAFADANEESGFGRRTMIRNSLIAAIVASIVPGVALFRGLAPHSTPDDPTAGDPVALLKHTMWAEGQRLVRDPDGTPIRAADVTLGSAFHVIPEDLASLSHHDGYLEEKAKAIVLMMRLRPEQLIEAEDRKDWSYDGIVAYSKVCTHVGCPVALYEQQTHHLLCPCHQSQFDVTDHAKVIFGPAARPLPQLPITVDAEGYLVARSDFTEPVGPSFWERH; encoded by the coding sequence ATGGCACACGACGACGACTCACAGGCCCTTGATCGGGCCTACCAGCCCTCCCCCGGGCTGGGTGTCGCAGTCAGCGATCCCGTGCAGAACCCCGGCCTGCCGCCGCACCGAGAGCGGATGACGGACAAGGATCCGAAGGCTGAGAAGCGCGCTGCCCGCACGGTCTACACGCTGTTCTACCTGTCGCTCGCCGGCAGCATCTGGGCCGTCGCGGCGTACATGCTGTTCCCGATCGAAGACGGGTCGCTGGCGGCAGTCCGCAACAACAACCTCTTCATCGGTCTCGGCATCGCCCTGGCGCTGCTGTCGATCGGTGTGGGAGCGATCCACTGGTCCAAGGCGCTCATGAGCGACAAGGAGCACATCGAGCACCGGCACCCGACCCGCGGCAAGGACTCGACTCGCGAAGCCGCCATCCAGGCGTTCGCCGACGCGAACGAGGAGTCCGGTTTCGGTCGCCGTACGATGATCCGCAACTCGCTGATCGCTGCGATCGTGGCATCCATCGTCCCCGGCGTCGCACTGTTCCGCGGCCTCGCGCCGCACAGCACGCCGGACGACCCCACGGCAGGCGACCCGGTCGCTCTCCTCAAGCACACGATGTGGGCTGAGGGACAGCGTCTCGTCCGCGACCCGGACGGCACCCCGATCCGTGCTGCCGACGTCACCCTCGGCTCCGCCTTCCACGTCATCCCCGAGGACCTCGCAAGCCTCTCGCACCACGACGGCTACCTCGAGGAGAAGGCCAAGGCCATCGTCCTCATGATGCGTCTCCGCCCCGAGCAGCTGATCGAGGCCGAGGACCGCAAGGACTGGTCGTACGACGGGATCGTCGCCTATTCCAAGGTGTGCACGCACGTCGGATGCCCTGTCGCCCTGTACGAGCAGCAGACGCACCACCTGCTGTGCCCCTGCCATCAGTCGCAGTTCGACGTGACCGACCACGCCAAGGTCATCTTCGGCCCGGCCGCACGTCCCCTGCCGCAGCTGCCGATCACCGTCGACGCCGAGGGCTACCTCGTCGCACGCAGCGACTTCACCGAGCCTGTCGGCCCGAGCTTCTGGGAGCGCCATTGA
- a CDS encoding cytochrome b: MSTATLSKEDKDNKAPLGGRFVGAASNYIDERTSLSGFVKELGRKIFPDHWSFMLGEIALWSFVVVFISGSFLTFFFQASMVETHYTGAYAPMRGIEMSAALESTLRISFDLRGGLLVRQIHHWAALVFVAGIGVHMLRIFFTGAFRKPRELNWVIGFVLFILAMAEGFTGYSLPDDLLSGNGLRIIDGMIKGLPLIGTWTSFLLFGGEFPGTDIVGRLYTLHILLLPLLVIGLIAVHLMLMIVNKHTQFAGPGRTNDNVVGYPMMPVYMSKMGGFLFIVFGAIVLIATFFQINPVWNYGPYDPSPVSAGTQPDWYIGFADGALRLAPSNWDIVFLDHTWSFGILVPVAVLGLFIVLVAIYPFIEAWITGDKREHHIAERPRNAATRTAIGVAGVIFYAVMWAAASSDLMATHFHLTMEGVIHTLQALLFLGPILGYFVTKRICLALQKKDREIVLHGYESGRIVRLPGGEFIEVHQPVDQYDRWKLIDVENYEPLVVRPNDKGRIPWTENLRSSLSRWFYEDRLAPLTQAEVAAADAHQHHVTADMDEAEAAEIQGAHERAGVPDAPLTPNPETHVPETANTPSTVLATEPAEDVRENRTTAATDDKDEEDGK; the protein is encoded by the coding sequence TTGAGCACCGCAACGCTGTCCAAAGAGGACAAGGACAACAAGGCGCCCCTCGGCGGCCGCTTCGTCGGCGCCGCGTCGAACTACATCGACGAGCGCACCAGCCTGTCGGGCTTCGTCAAGGAGCTCGGACGCAAGATCTTCCCTGACCACTGGTCGTTCATGCTCGGCGAGATCGCTCTGTGGAGCTTCGTCGTCGTGTTCATCTCCGGCTCGTTCCTGACGTTCTTCTTCCAGGCGTCGATGGTCGAGACCCACTACACCGGCGCCTACGCGCCGATGCGTGGAATCGAGATGTCCGCGGCCCTCGAGTCGACCCTGCGCATCTCGTTCGACCTGCGCGGCGGTCTGCTCGTCCGTCAGATCCACCACTGGGCTGCTCTGGTGTTCGTCGCCGGTATCGGTGTGCACATGCTGCGCATCTTCTTCACCGGTGCGTTCCGCAAGCCGCGCGAGCTCAACTGGGTGATCGGCTTCGTGCTCTTCATCCTCGCGATGGCAGAGGGCTTCACCGGCTACTCGCTGCCCGACGATCTGCTCTCCGGCAACGGTCTCCGCATCATCGACGGCATGATCAAGGGCCTCCCCCTCATCGGCACGTGGACCTCGTTCCTGCTCTTCGGCGGCGAGTTCCCCGGAACCGACATCGTCGGACGCCTGTACACGCTGCACATCCTGCTGCTTCCGCTGCTGGTGATCGGCCTCATCGCCGTGCACCTCATGCTGATGATCGTGAACAAGCACACCCAGTTCGCCGGCCCCGGCCGCACGAACGACAACGTCGTCGGCTACCCGATGATGCCGGTCTACATGTCGAAGATGGGCGGATTCCTGTTCATCGTCTTCGGCGCGATCGTCCTCATCGCGACCTTCTTCCAGATCAACCCGGTCTGGAACTACGGTCCGTACGACCCGTCCCCCGTGTCCGCAGGTACCCAGCCCGACTGGTACATCGGCTTCGCGGACGGCGCCCTGCGTCTCGCACCGTCGAACTGGGACATCGTGTTCCTCGACCACACCTGGTCGTTCGGCATCCTGGTCCCGGTGGCCGTGCTCGGTCTGTTCATCGTCCTCGTCGCGATCTACCCCTTCATCGAGGCGTGGATCACCGGCGACAAGCGCGAGCACCACATCGCCGAGCGTCCTCGTAACGCAGCCACCCGCACCGCGATCGGCGTCGCCGGCGTCATCTTCTACGCGGTCATGTGGGCGGCGGCATCCTCCGACCTCATGGCGACGCACTTCCACCTCACGATGGAAGGTGTCATCCACACGCTGCAGGCCCTGCTGTTCCTCGGTCCGATCCTCGGTTACTTCGTGACCAAGCGCATCTGCCTCGCTCTGCAGAAGAAGGACCGCGAGATCGTCCTGCACGGCTACGAGTCGGGACGCATCGTGCGCCTTCCCGGTGGCGAGTTCATCGAGGTCCACCAGCCGGTCGATCAGTACGACCGTTGGAAGCTCATCGACGTCGAGAACTACGAGCCCCTCGTGGTGCGCCCCAACGACAAGGGCCGCATCCCGTGGACGGAGAACCTGCGTTCCTCGCTGTCCCGCTGGTTCTACGAGGACCGCCTCGCTCCCCTGACGCAGGCGGAGGTGGCTGCCGCTGATGCACACCAGCACCACGTCACGGCCGACATGGACGAGGCTGAGGCCGCGGAGATCCAGGGCGCGCACGAGCGTGCCGGGGTCCCCGACGCACCGCTGACGCCGAACCCGGAGACGCACGTCCCCGAAACAGCGAACACCCCCAGCACGGTGCTCGCCACCGAGCCGGCGGAAGATGTCCGCGAGAACCGGACGACAGCCGCCACGGACGACAAGGACGAAGAGGACGGGAAGTAA
- a CDS encoding rhodanese-like domain-containing protein yields the protein MIDRAEFFAAKLAYETDPSDLYARQKAGEAVTVVDVRSDEAWAQGRVAGAVHMHYSEIPTRAPAEIPRDVDVVVYCWSPGCNAGAKAALEFATLGYQVREMIGGFEYWVREGYPVEDRDGVHRRPIDPLTGVPRVRTRV from the coding sequence ATGATCGATCGCGCAGAGTTCTTCGCCGCCAAGCTGGCGTACGAGACCGACCCCAGCGACCTGTACGCCCGTCAGAAGGCCGGAGAAGCCGTCACCGTCGTCGATGTCCGCTCGGACGAGGCATGGGCGCAGGGACGCGTCGCCGGGGCCGTACACATGCACTACTCGGAGATTCCCACCCGTGCGCCGGCCGAGATCCCTCGCGACGTCGACGTCGTCGTGTACTGCTGGAGTCCTGGATGCAACGCCGGCGCCAAGGCTGCGCTGGAGTTCGCCACGCTCGGCTATCAGGTGCGCGAGATGATCGGCGGCTTCGAGTACTGGGTGCGCGAGGGCTACCCGGTCGAGGACCGCGACGGCGTGCACCGGCGCCCGATCGATCCCCTCACCGGTGTCCCCCGCGTCCGCACACGTGTCTGA
- a CDS encoding cytochrome c oxidase subunit 4 — protein MRSNVILWWLLAVFFALVGATYTVWHIIAYPDLVGAMRVEWVGTVALFFGAFMSAMIAVYLQRTHKAQGGELPEDILTSDIDDGDPELGEFSPWSWWPLVLAASAGVFLVGMAVGTFLLPIGVAIFAVAIVGWVYEYYRGNFAR, from the coding sequence ATGCGTTCGAACGTAATCCTGTGGTGGCTCCTCGCCGTCTTCTTCGCCCTGGTCGGCGCCACCTACACCGTCTGGCACATCATCGCGTACCCCGATCTCGTCGGAGCGATGCGAGTCGAGTGGGTAGGCACGGTCGCGCTGTTCTTCGGCGCCTTCATGTCTGCGATGATCGCCGTCTACCTGCAGCGCACGCACAAGGCGCAGGGTGGCGAGCTGCCCGAGGACATCTTGACCTCGGACATTGACGACGGAGATCCCGAGCTCGGTGAGTTCAGCCCGTGGTCCTGGTGGCCGCTGGTCCTCGCGGCATCCGCCGGTGTCTTCCTCGTCGGTATGGCCGTCGGCACGTTCCTCCTCCCCATCGGTGTGGCGATCTTCGCCGTCGCGATCGTGGGCTGGGTCTACGAGTACTACCGCGGAAACTTCGCACGCTGA
- the ctaD gene encoding cytochrome c oxidase subunit I, producing the protein MSTTTEAPSHDAGARPTAIPARQAALLSSSRTEQKGNIVVKWITSTDHKTIGYMYLITSVLFFLLGGVMALVIRAELFAPGMQIVPTKEQYNQLFTMHGTIMLLMFATPLFAGFANAILPLQLGAPDVAFPRLNAFAFWLFGFGSIIAIAGFLTPQGAASFGWFAYQPLANATFSPGAGGNLWMVGLGMSGFGTILGAVNFITTIITMRAPGMTMWRMPIFSWNTLITSLLILMAFPVLAAAIFAAAADRILGAHVYDPANGGVLLWQHLFWFFGHPEVYIIALPFFGIVSEIFPVFSRKPIFGYKTLVYATIAIAALSVAVWAHHMYVTGSVLLPFFALMTMLIAVPTGVKIFNWIGTLWRGSVTFETPMVFSLGFLVSFVFGGLTGVILASPPLDFHLSDSYFVVAHFHYVVFGTVVFAMFAGFYFWWPKWTGRMLNERLGYVHFWMLFIGFHMTFLIQHWLGVDGMVRRYADYSEADGWTWGNQVSTIGAVILGASMLPFFLNVWITARKAPKVTVNDPWGYGASLEWATSCPPPRHNFTSIPRIRSERPAFDLNHPEAAEHPVGVSVSDAPSESGEGK; encoded by the coding sequence ATGTCGACCACCACTGAGGCCCCCAGCCACGACGCCGGAGCTCGCCCCACCGCGATCCCCGCTCGTCAGGCGGCTCTGCTGAGCTCCTCGCGCACAGAGCAGAAGGGCAACATCGTCGTCAAGTGGATCACGTCCACTGACCACAAGACCATCGGGTACATGTACCTGATCACCTCCGTGCTCTTCTTCCTGCTCGGCGGTGTGATGGCTCTCGTCATCCGCGCCGAGTTGTTCGCGCCGGGAATGCAGATCGTCCCGACGAAGGAGCAGTACAACCAGCTGTTCACGATGCACGGCACGATCATGCTGCTGATGTTCGCGACCCCGCTGTTCGCCGGTTTCGCCAACGCGATCCTGCCCCTTCAGCTCGGTGCGCCGGACGTCGCCTTCCCGCGACTGAACGCCTTCGCCTTCTGGCTCTTCGGATTCGGCTCCATCATCGCGATCGCCGGATTCCTCACCCCGCAGGGTGCGGCCTCGTTCGGATGGTTCGCCTACCAGCCGCTCGCCAACGCGACCTTCTCGCCCGGTGCCGGCGGAAACCTCTGGATGGTCGGACTCGGCATGTCCGGTTTCGGAACGATCCTCGGTGCGGTGAACTTCATCACCACGATCATCACGATGCGTGCGCCGGGTATGACGATGTGGCGCATGCCGATCTTCTCGTGGAACACGCTCATCACGAGCCTTCTGATCCTCATGGCGTTCCCGGTCCTCGCCGCGGCGATCTTCGCCGCCGCCGCCGACCGCATCCTCGGTGCGCACGTCTACGACCCGGCCAACGGCGGTGTCCTGCTCTGGCAGCACCTGTTCTGGTTCTTCGGACACCCCGAGGTCTACATCATCGCGCTGCCGTTCTTCGGCATCGTCTCCGAGATCTTCCCGGTGTTCAGCCGCAAGCCGATCTTCGGATACAAGACGCTCGTCTACGCGACCATCGCGATCGCGGCGCTGTCCGTGGCCGTCTGGGCGCACCACATGTACGTCACCGGCTCGGTGCTGCTGCCGTTCTTCGCGCTCATGACCATGCTGATCGCGGTGCCGACGGGTGTGAAGATCTTCAACTGGATCGGTACGCTCTGGCGAGGCTCGGTCACGTTCGAGACCCCGATGGTGTTCTCGCTCGGCTTCCTCGTGTCGTTCGTCTTCGGCGGTCTGACCGGTGTCATCCTCGCGTCGCCTCCGCTCGACTTCCACCTCAGCGACTCGTACTTCGTCGTGGCGCACTTCCACTACGTCGTGTTCGGTACCGTCGTGTTCGCGATGTTCGCCGGGTTCTACTTCTGGTGGCCCAAGTGGACCGGCCGCATGCTCAACGAGCGCCTCGGCTACGTGCACTTCTGGATGCTCTTCATCGGCTTCCACATGACGTTCCTCATCCAGCACTGGCTGGGTGTCGACGGCATGGTCCGTCGCTACGCCGACTACTCGGAAGCGGACGGCTGGACCTGGGGCAACCAGGTGTCCACGATCGGTGCGGTCATCCTCGGTGCGTCGATGCTGCCGTTCTTCCTGAACGTGTGGATCACGGCGCGCAAGGCACCGAAGGTCACCGTCAACGACCCGTGGGGTTACGGCGCGTCGCTCGAGTGGGCGACCAGCTGCCCGCCGCCTCGCCACAACTTCACGTCGATCCCGCGCATCCGCAGCGAGCGGCCCGCATTCGACCTGAACCACCCCGAGGCCGCAGAGCACCCCGTCGGTGTCTCCGTGTCCGATGCCCCGTCTGAGAGCGGAGAGGGCAAGTAA
- the coxB gene encoding cytochrome c oxidase subunit II: MPSKRRLRWVAVPAGIAAAVALAGCTPTELHGFLPGFVEDGTAATNQTDRVASLWVNSWIVLLAVGVITWALMGWAAVAYRRRKGQTGLPVQMRYNMPIEIFYTAVPLVLVLGFFFFTARDQAEIETQWGDEADVEITAIGKQWAFDFMYAGEDDDLSDAVWTMGIQAQPDAEGNVDQEKLPTLVLPVDQKVHISLQSRDVIHSFWIIDFLYKKDMYIGKDNSWSFIPTRVGEYAGKCAELCGEYHSMMLFNVKVVEQDEYDDYVEALREEGNTGDIADAYDRLGNFPGTGAPGTDSEEEGE; the protein is encoded by the coding sequence GTGCCCTCGAAACGCCGCCTTCGTTGGGTCGCAGTTCCTGCGGGAATTGCGGCAGCTGTGGCCCTGGCGGGATGCACTCCCACAGAGCTCCACGGATTCCTCCCGGGCTTCGTGGAAGACGGCACTGCCGCCACGAACCAGACCGACCGTGTCGCGTCGCTCTGGGTCAACTCGTGGATCGTCCTTCTCGCCGTCGGCGTGATCACCTGGGCGCTGATGGGGTGGGCCGCTGTCGCCTACCGTCGCCGCAAGGGCCAGACCGGCCTGCCGGTGCAGATGCGCTACAACATGCCCATCGAGATCTTCTACACGGCTGTGCCGCTCGTGCTGGTCCTCGGTTTCTTCTTCTTCACGGCGCGTGATCAGGCGGAGATCGAGACGCAGTGGGGCGATGAAGCAGACGTCGAGATCACGGCGATCGGCAAGCAGTGGGCCTTCGACTTCATGTACGCCGGCGAGGACGACGACCTGTCCGACGCCGTCTGGACCATGGGTATCCAGGCGCAGCCCGACGCGGAAGGCAACGTCGACCAGGAGAAGCTCCCCACGCTGGTGCTCCCTGTTGACCAGAAGGTGCACATCAGCCTTCAGTCGCGCGATGTCATCCACTCGTTCTGGATCATCGACTTCCTCTACAAGAAGGACATGTACATCGGGAAGGACAACTCCTGGTCCTTCATCCCGACGCGCGTCGGCGAGTACGCCGGAAAGTGCGCCGAGCTCTGCGGTGAGTACCACTCGATGATGCTCTTCAACGTGAAGGTCGTCGAGCAGGACGAGTACGACGACTACGTCGAAGCACTGCGCGAAGAGGGCAACACCGGCGACATCGCCGACGCCTATGACCGTCTCGGCAACTTCCCGGGCACGGGTGCCCCGGGAACGGACTCCGAGGAAGAGGGAGAGTAA
- the erpA gene encoding iron-sulfur cluster insertion protein ErpA, with protein MSDTITTPETTAAHGVTLTEAAATKVKNLLEQEGRDDLRLRVAVQPGGCSGLIYQLYFDERYLDGDETVDFDGVEVIVDNMSVPYLDGAAIDFKDTISEQGFTIDNPNAAGSCACGDSFH; from the coding sequence ATGAGCGACACCATCACCACCCCCGAGACCACCGCCGCCCACGGCGTCACCCTCACTGAGGCCGCCGCCACCAAGGTGAAGAACCTGCTCGAGCAGGAGGGCCGCGACGACCTTCGCCTGCGCGTCGCAGTGCAGCCGGGCGGATGCTCCGGCCTCATCTACCAGCTCTACTTCGACGAGCGCTACCTCGACGGTGACGAGACCGTCGACTTCGACGGCGTCGAGGTCATCGTCGACAACATGAGCGTGCCCTACCTCGACGGCGCAGCCATCGATTTCAAGGACACGATCTCGGAGCAGGGCTTCACCATCGACAACCCCAACGCAGCGGGAAGCTGCGCCTGCGGCGACAGCTTCCACTGA